Within the Streptomyces sp. NBC_00353 genome, the region ACCGGAAGTTACGTGGCGGCCGGGACGGGCCGGAAGGTCCTGAGCGCAAGGCCGGAGGGGCGGGGCAGGGCGGCCGGCCCGGGCCGGATGAAGGTACGCCGGTCTGTCAGACCTCGATCGTGACCCGGAAGATCGGGTGATCGGGGGCGATGCGGCGCAGCTCCTCGACGGACGAGTCCGGGCCGACGCCGCCGAAGAAGACGCCGACCTCCGCCTTCCACCGCTTGAGGTAGGCGCGCAGCAACTCGGGCTTCTCGTCGTCGGGAACCTCGATGGCGGTGAAGACGTCGACCTTCTTGCCGAGGTGGAGCTCGCCGCCACCGGCCGCGCGCATGTTGTGCGTCCACTGGACGTGGCCACGGGGCGCGACGAGGTACTGCCGGCCGTCCACGGTCAGGAGGTTGACCGGGGTCCGGCGCCACTCGCCGCTCTTGCGGCCGCGGACCGCCAGGACCCGCGAGCCCCAGACGCTGATGCCGCGCCGGGTGATCCAGGCGACGGTGCGGTTGAAGACGTTGACGGTGAACCAGCCGGGCTTCTGAACGTGCACGGACATCGAGACTCCCCTTCGGAAAGTGTGAGCACTGCTCTCGCTTGAGATCAGTGTGCACGTGCTTGGTGCTCAAATGCAAGAGCGCTGCTCTCGTTATTGGTCGGTGCTCCAAGCTCATGGCAGACTGATCGCCATGAGCACCATCCGAGGAGCCAGGGAACGGGCCCGTATCGAAGTCACCGCCGCCATCAAGGACGAGGCGAGGAAGCAGCTCGCGGCCGACGGCGCCGCAAGACTTTCGCTGCGCGCGGTCGCCCGTGAACTGGGCATGGTCTCGTCCGCGCTCTACCGCTACTTCCCCAGTCGCGACGAGCTGCTCACGGCCTTGATCGTCGATGCGTACGACGCCGTGGGCGAGGCCGCCGAAGCCGCCGACCGGGCATCCTGCGCAGGATCGTCCGCCTCCCACCTCGCCCGCTGGACCGCGGTCGCCTGCGCCGTACGCGACTGGGCCCTCGCCCACCCCCATGAGTACGGTCTGATCTACGGCTCGCCGGTGCCCGGTTACACCGCGCCCCAGGCGACGATCGGCCCCGCCTCCCGCGTCGGCTTCGTCCTCATCGCGATCGTCGGCGACGCCCACCGCACGGACGGTCTCGCGCTGCCGCCGCTCGCCGCCGAGCTGCGTTCCGAGGCCGAACGGATGGCCGCCGACTTTGCCCCCGACCTCCCCCCGGCGGTCGTCGCCCCGCTCGTGGCAGCGTGGTCGCAGCTCTTCGGGCTGATCTCCTTCGAGATCTTCGGGCAGTTCAACCGGCTCGTCGAGGCGCGGGAGGCCTTCTTCCGGCAGGCCGTCGGTGAACTGGCCCGTCATGTCGGTCTGCTCGGTGACCGGGGCGGCCACAAGGCAGGCACCGGCGCCTGAGCCTGCCGCAGCCCCTTGCGCCCGCCCGCGCTCGCAAGGCCGCGCCGACGGCGTACTCCGCTGGGAGTATGCGTGATCACCACACCCGGCTGACGCCGCTGCCGTGGCCCGCGGTCTAGCGTTGCCGGTATGGAAGAGCAGCGCTCACACGGAAGCGGCGGTCCCCCTCGGGTGCAGGGCGGACCGCCGCAGCGGCGGCCCTGGATGCACGCGGGCCCCCGCGGACCGTGGGGGCACGACGGGCCGCCGCGCCGGCTGACGGGGACGAGCGTGCGGTCCGCCGCCCGCCTGCCGTGGCCGTCCACCCTCCTGCTCGGTGCGATCGTCATGATCGGCTCGTCCGTCGCGGCCCGGGGCCAGCTCGGCGAGCGCGCCCCGTTGGACCTCTTCGCCCGGGCGCTGCTCTTCATCGCCGTCGCCGTACTGCTGCTGCGTCACCGCCACCCCGTCCTGGCGGTGTTCGTCTCCGCGGCCGCGGCCATGATCTATCTCGGGGCCGGCTATCCGTACGGTCCGGTGTTCCTGGCCGTTGCCGTCGGATGCTTCAGCGCTGTTGTCGCGGGGCACCGGCGGGCCGCCTGGTCGGCCGTGGGGATGGTGTGGGTGGGGCATCTGCTGGTGGCCCACTGGCTCTACCGCCGGCTGCCGCCGATCGGCGACTCGGCCGCACCGTGGGGGCAGGAACTGGGCATCGCCGCCTGGGTGGTGGCGATCGTCGCGGCAGCGGAGTTCGTGCGCGTACGTCGTGAACAGTGGGCCGCACAGCGGGCCGAACGGGACGCCGCGGAGAAGCGGCGGGCCGACGAGGAGCGGCTGCGCATGGCGCGGGAGCTCCATGACGTGCTCGCCCACAGCATCTCCGTCATCAATGTCCAGGCGGGCGTCGGACTCGCGCTGCTCGACTCCGACCCCGAGCAGGCCCGCACGGCCCTCACCACGATCAAGGCAGCCAGCAAGGAGGCGCTCGGCGAGGTCCGTCAGGTCCTCGCCACGCTCCGTACCCCCGGCGATGCCCCCCTGGCCCCGGCCCCCGGCCTCGACCGGCTGCCCGAGCTGGTCGACCAGGCGGCGAGTGCCGGACTGACCGTCACGGTGGAGGCGGACGGCGTGCGGAACGCCGTCCCGCCCGGTACGGATCTGGCGGCCTTCCGGATCGTGCAGGAGGCGCTGACGAATGTGGTGCGGCATTCGGGCTCGCGCAGCGCGCGGGTCCGGATCGGTTACGGGGCCGGCAGCATCCGGCTCCGTATCGACGACGACGGACCCGCCACCGGCAGCGAGGCCGGGGGCAGCGGCAACGGGCTGGCCGGCATGCGGGAGCGGGCCGCCGCGCTGGGCGGCACGATCGACGCGGGCCCCCGGCCCGACGGCGGTTTCCGGGTGCGGGCCGAGCTTCCGCTGCGCCCGGCGTCACCGGAAGCCACCGCGCAGGACGCGACGGGGGACCCCGAGCAGGACACGAGGCGGGACACGGCGGGGGAGACTGTGCAGGACACGACGGAGGAGACACCGTGATCCGCGTACTGCTCGCCGATGACCAGCTGTTGGTCCGGGCCGGTTTCCGCGCCCTGCTGGACGCGCAGCCGGACATCGAGGTGGTGGGGGAGGCTGCCGACGGTGCGGAGGCGGTACGTCTGGTGCGCGAACTGCGGCCGGACATCGTGCTGATGGACATCCGGATGCCGCATCTCGACGGCCTCGCCGCCACCCGCACGATCACCGGCGATCCGGAGCTCAACGACGTCAAGGTGGTCATGCTCACCACCTTCGAGCTCGACGAGTACGTCTTCGAGGCGATCCGCTCCGGCGCCTCCGGCTTCCTGGTCAAGGACACCGAACCCGAGGAACTGCTGCGGGCGGTACGGGCCGTGGTGGGCGGCGACGCGCTGCTCTCGCCCGGAGTGACCCGACGGCTGATCGCCGAGTTCGCCGCCCGCTCCAAGGAGCCTGCGGCCGCGACGGGACTGAGCGAACTCACCGAACGGGAACGGGAAGTGATGGCGCTGGTCGGCATCGGCCTCACCAACGAGGAGATCGCCCGCCGACTCGTCGTCAGCCCGCTCACCGCCAAGACCCATGTCAGCCGCACCATGGTGAAGCTCGGCGCCCGCGACCGGGCCCAACTCGTCGTGCTCGCCTATGAGTCCGGGCTCGTACGCCCCGGTTGGCTCGGCTGAGACGGAGCCTGCGGGCGGTGCGCGGCGGCCGCACGCCGGCTGCCCGGGCGGGGAAAGCCCCACAGCACATCGACGAGGCGGGCGACGAAGACGACGGCTGCGACGACGGCTCCGATCCGGACCAGCACATGTTCGGCCGTACGGGGAAGATCGAAGTACACGGTGGTCATCGTGACCGCGACGAACGCGGCCGCGGCCAGAAAGGCCGCGCTCACCAGGGCGAAGCCGATCTCGACGGTCATGGCGTCCCGGTCTTCCTGACTTCGGCGTCCCATGTCCGAAGTGTCACAGGGGCGGTGGGCGACGGACAAGGATGCCTCGCCGTCCACCGCCCCGTTCCCCCTCGTCGGTCAGTCACGGGGGCAGTGGGCCGGCTCGGTCAGTCCCGGACCGCCACCTTCTGTGCGGCCGGCTGCTGGGCGGCCGATGCCTCGGCGGCGGCCCGGTCGCCCTCGGACGACGCGACCAGCACGGAGTGCTGTACGGGCCTGCGGCGACGCAGCCCGGTCAGCGTGATCAGCAGTCCGGCGAACGCGATCGCCGTCACCACCACGAGGCCCGGCCGGTAGCTGTCGAGGACCGCTTGCGAGGAGCCGTCGCCACTGCCGTGCGCCGTGATCACCGCCGTCACGACGGCCAGGAAGATCGCCCCGCCCACCTGGATCGAGGTGTTCAGCAGACCCGACACCATGCCCTGCTCGTCGTCGTCGACCCCGTTGGTGGCCTGGATGTTGAGGGACGGGAAGGTCAGTGCGCAGGCCGCTCCCAGCAGCAGCATCGAGGGCAGGATGACCGCCGCGTACGACGGGGTGAGGGTGATCCGCAGGAAGAGTCCGTAGCCGACGACAAGGAAGGTGAAGCCGGCCGCGATCACGCGCGGCGTCCCGAACCGGTCGACCACATCGCCGATCTTCGTCGACGACAGCGCGACCAGCACACCCGCGGGCAGGAAGGCCAGCGCGGTCTGCAGGGCCGACCAACCGAGCAGCGACTGCATGTACTGGGTGACCAGGAACTGGAAGCCGACGTAGCTGCCGAAGAACGCAGCGGCGCCCAGCTGCGCCCTGACCTGGCTGCCGGAGCGCAGCACACCGAGCCGGACCAGCGGGTTCGCGGTGCGTCGCTCGATGGTGACGAAGACGGTCAGCAGTGCGGCGACGGCGAGGAACGACAGCAGGGTCCGGGCGGAGGCCCAGCCGGCCTCCGGGGCCTGGACGACGGTGAACACCAGCAGCAGCATGGAGGCCGTGCCGGTGACGGCACCCGGCAGGTCGTAACCGCGACGGGTGTCCTCGCGGTCGCTGTGCGGGATCAGCCTCAGCCCGGCTACCAGGGCGATCAGCGCGATGGGGGCGGGCAGCAACATGGTCCAGCGCCAGGACAGCTGGGTGAGCAGACCGGACAGCACCAGGCCCATGGAGAAGCCGGTGGCCGCGCACGTGGTGTAGATGGACAGCGCGCGGTTGCGCTGCGGGCCTTCCTTGAACGTCGTGGTGATGATCGAGAGACCGGCCGGTGCGGTGAACGCGGCACTCAGCCCCTTGATGAAGCGGCTGGCGATCAGCAGCGGTCCGGAGTCGACGAATCCGCCGAGCAGCGAGGCGAGGGCGAAGACGCCGAGCGCGATCAGGAAGACCTGGCGCCTGCCGAGCAGATCGGCCGCGCGGCCGCCGAGGAGCAGCAGTCCTCCGTAGCCGAGGATGTACCCGCTGACGATCCACTGCAGGGTCGAGGTGGTCAGGTCGAGGTCGTCGGCGATGGACGGCAGAGCGACGCCGACCATGGAGACGTCCAGGGCGTCCAGGAACATCGCGGCGCAGAGCACGAGCAGGGTGCCCCACAGGCGCGGGCTCCAGCGCGCATGGGAATCGGAGACGTTTAGCGGAGAGGTCATGACGACGAAGGTACATGCACATGCATTGAATGCAAGTGCATTTAATTCCGATGCAACAATCGGTCCCATCTCTGCTAACGTGCGGCTATGGCAGCGAACAAGCCCGAGCGGGTGCTCGTCGAGGAGTGGCGGGACATGCTTGCGCTGCATGCCAGGACGTTGTGCGAGCTCGATCGTGAGCTGCATCGGCACGGCCTCGGCGCCAGCGACTTCGAGGTGCTCGACGTCCTCGCGGAGGGCGCGTCGGAGGACGGCGGCGCCGCTTATCGCGTACAGGAGCTGGCCTCCCGGGTCCATCTCAGCCAGAGTGCGCTGTCACGCCTGATCGCACGGCTGGAGAAGGACGACCTCGTGTGCCGCGGGATGTGCAGCGAGGACCGGCGGGGAGTCCGGGTCGAGCTGACGGCGAAGGGCCGGGCGCGTCATGCCGAGGTGAAGCCGCTGCAGCGCACGGTGCTCGCCCGGATGCTGGGCGGCGCGACCGGCTGAGTGCGGTACCGGCCGCGGCGGGCGCCCTCGTTCCCGTACATCTGTCAGGACCAGGTCACCCCGGAGTTCTCGCACCACAGACGGGCCAGTCCCCGGTCGCCCGTCACCGTGACCGCGGTGAGCGGCAGCCTGTTCCAGAGCATCAGATAGATCCCCTCGGCCGTACCGCTCAATTCGCAGTCGCCGGACCCCGCTCGGTGTGCGTCGGCCTCCGATTCGCGTACGGCCTGCGGCGGCTCCGACGAGAGCCGTACGGTCCATGCGTCGCCCGTGTCCGTGGCGCGCACCCGCAGCGTGCGTGGTGCATCGGTGCGCACCCTGCTCTTCGGGCGGGCGTGGAACCCGCGCAGCAGCTCGTCGATCCCGTCCAGCGCCTGCTCGGCCGCCACCGGCGAGACCGGGCCACCGCGCGCGGACTCGGCGTCCACCCGGTGAATCGTCGTCTCGTGGGCCTGCCGCCGTGCCCAGAACGCCAGCGAGGACGGCGCGGGCAGAAAGGTCCAGCACTCCAGGTCGGCCGAGGCACTCTCCAGCGCGTTCACCAGCAGGCCGTGCCCCTCGCGGAACCAGTCGAGCAACTCCCCGCCGTCCAGGTCGGGTTCGCCGCCGTCGGGGTGGTACGAGGTATGCCCCTCGGCGACGAACGCGGTCGCCCAGCGGTGCACCATGCCGGTGTGCCGGAGCAGATTGCGCACCTGCCAGCCCGGGCAGGTCGGCACCGAAGCGCCGGGCCCGGCCTGCTCCGCCGCAGTGGCCAGCAAGTGTCCTGCGTCCGCGAGGGACTTGACGTGGTCCATGGTCTCCATGGCGGAGATTCTGCCAGCGGCTCAGACGCCCTGGGGATGGGCGGTACGGGACCGTCCCCCGCCACGCACCAAGCGTACGAACCAGCCGAGAGCGAGCGCCTGCACGAGGACGGACACGACGAGGGCGAGATATGTGAACCAGGCCGGTCCGGCCGTGTCCGCTCCCCACAGTTCACTGCCGACGAAGAACACGAACACCGTCGGCGCCGCGAGCAGGAACAGCCAGACGCCCGCGAACGAGGCGTCCTCGTGCGGGACGAGCAGTGTGTCCACGGCAACGAACACCGTCGTCGCCAGCACCACCCCGAGGTAGATCAGCGAGGCGGCATTGCCGAAGGTCAGCCGTGCGAGCGTGCGGAGGTGCTGCTTGTTCATGACCGGCTTGTTCATGGCCTGCTCCCCGTAGATGGTCGATGCCTCCATCGTGCTGCCGGGGAGCCGGTCCTGCCTGAGTACGCCTACTCAATCGGGCAGGTGTGCGTGCGGGTGGAGGCCTGTCGCGCGTTCGGCGATCAGGCGCGGGCCGTCGCATGCCGTGCCGCGTACCCCAGCACCGCTGCAGCACCGGCGAGCACCGCCACCGTCGTGAGGGCCAGCGGCAGCGAGAACCAGTCGGCCAGGAATCCGATCGCGGGCGGTCCGAGCAGCATCCCGCCGTAGCCGATCGTCGACGCGACGGCCACTCCGCTCGGGCCGGCCAGCTCGCCGGCCCGGCCGACCGCGACGGGGAAGATGTTCGCCAGGCCGAGTCCGGCGACGGCGAAGCCGAGAAGGGCGAGCCAGGTGGTCGGTGCCAGCGAACCGAGGAGCATTCCGGCCGCGCCCGTCGCGCCGCCCGCGACGAGCGTGCGGGTCTGGCCGAGCCGTTCGAGCAGGGCGGTACCGGTGAGCCTGCCCGCGGTCATGGCCAGGGCGAACAGCGAGTATCCGGCGGCGGCGACGCCCGGACGGGCGTGCAGGTCCTGAGTCAGATGGAGCGCGCTCCAGTCGGCCAGGGCCCCTTCCCCGTAAGCGGTGCAGAGCGCGATCACGCCGAACAGCAGCACCAGGTTGCGGGCCCGCCCCGCCATGCGGCGCGGCGGCGCGGCACGGTCCGCAGCGGTCGCCGCCCGGGGAGCCGGGTACCGGAGCAGGGCCGGTCCGGCGGCGGCGGTGACCAGCAGCCCGACCCCGGTGAGGATGTAGAGATGGGTGGCGGGGGAGAGGCCACCGGCGACCAGTCCGCCGAGCCCGGCACCGAGCATGCCGCCGAGGCTGAACGCGGCATGGAAGCTCGGCATCACCGGGCGCCGCAGCCCGGCGACCAGGTCGACCGCGGCGCTGTTCATCGCGACGTTCATCGCGCCGTATGCGGCTCCGAAGACCAGCAGGACCAGACCGAGTGCGAGGGCCGAATGCGTCTGCGCGGGCAGGGCGATGGCGAGCGAGAGGAGTGCTCCGCAGACCACCGTCAGGGGGTGGCTGCCGAACCGCCTGCACAGCCTCCCGGCGAGCATCATGGTGATGACGGCTCCGGCGGAGACCCCGAGCAGGGCGAGGCCGAGGGTGGATGCGGAGGCGCCGGTCTGGTGCTTGATGGCCGGGATACGGACCACCCAGCCGGCGAAGAGGAAACCGTCGAGGGCGAAGAACACGGTCAGCGCGGTACGGAGGCGGGCCGACGAGGGTGGGGCGGTGTCTCCGCCTGGTCCCCCCGGTAGGGCCGTCCGCAGTTTGTTTAGTTGCGGCACAAAAGAAGCATAGGGGCCCGTGGACAACGGACGCAAGACGGCGGGCCGCCACGGCCGACACGGTCGGAAAGTGCGATCACGGTGACCGGGAGGAGCGATGACAGTGACGGGAAGGGGTGATCACGGTGACCGGGAGGGGTGGTCGCCGCGGGCCGAAACGGCGTCCCTCGTGGCAGCACGCGGGCAGGAGTGCCCGACCGGAGCGTCGGCAGTCGCTCCGGATCATGGGAGACTCGCCCCCATGAACGGCAAGGCGACCACCACCCGGACGAAGTTGGAGAGGGGCCGGAGCGCGCTCGGGCCCGCCCTGGAGCTGGTCCACACCGGACGCGCGCCCACCCGCGCCGTGCTCACCTCCGAGCTCGGCGTCACCCGCGCGACCGCCGGTGCGGTCGCCGCCGAGCTGGAGGCGCTCGGTCTCATCCGCGTCGACTCCAGCCCCGGTTCCGCGGCAGGCTCGCAGGGCCGCCCCTCGCACCGGCTGGCGATCCGCGAGTCCGGCCCGGTCGCCATCGCCGCGCAGGTGCATGCCGACGGGTTCCGTGCCGCGCTGGTGGGGCTCGGCGGCCGACTCGTCGCCACGGCTCCCGGCTGTGTCACCGTCACATCGGACCCGGCCCAGGTCGTGGGCGAAGTCGTCGACGCATGCGCCCGGTTGCTGCGCGACAGCAGGCTGCGCTGCGTCGGTGCGGGTCTCGCCGTCCCCTCCGCCGTGGCCGAGCCGGAGGGCACCGCGCTCAACCCACTGCACATCGCCTGGCCGGCGGGCTCCCAGGTCCGTGAGATCTTCGCCACGTGTGTACGTGAAGCGGGCATCCCCGGCCCCGCGTTCACCGGAAACGACGTCAACCTCGCCGCGCTCGCCGAGCACCGGCACGGCGCCGGCC harbors:
- a CDS encoding DUF6332 family protein gives rise to the protein MGRRSQEDRDAMTVEIGFALVSAAFLAAAAFVAVTMTTVYFDLPRTAEHVLVRIGAVVAAVVFVARLVDVLWGFPRPGSRRAAAAHRPQAPSQPSQPGRTSPDS
- a CDS encoding sensor histidine kinase; translation: MEEQRSHGSGGPPRVQGGPPQRRPWMHAGPRGPWGHDGPPRRLTGTSVRSAARLPWPSTLLLGAIVMIGSSVAARGQLGERAPLDLFARALLFIAVAVLLLRHRHPVLAVFVSAAAAMIYLGAGYPYGPVFLAVAVGCFSAVVAGHRRAAWSAVGMVWVGHLLVAHWLYRRLPPIGDSAAPWGQELGIAAWVVAIVAAAEFVRVRREQWAAQRAERDAAEKRRADEERLRMARELHDVLAHSISVINVQAGVGLALLDSDPEQARTALTTIKAASKEALGEVRQVLATLRTPGDAPLAPAPGLDRLPELVDQAASAGLTVTVEADGVRNAVPPGTDLAAFRIVQEALTNVVRHSGSRSARVRIGYGAGSIRLRIDDDGPATGSEAGGSGNGLAGMRERAAALGGTIDAGPRPDGGFRVRAELPLRPASPEATAQDATGDPEQDTRRDTAGETVQDTTEETP
- a CDS encoding maleylpyruvate isomerase family mycothiol-dependent enzyme, giving the protein METMDHVKSLADAGHLLATAAEQAGPGASVPTCPGWQVRNLLRHTGMVHRWATAFVAEGHTSYHPDGGEPDLDGGELLDWFREGHGLLVNALESASADLECWTFLPAPSSLAFWARRQAHETTIHRVDAESARGGPVSPVAAEQALDGIDELLRGFHARPKSRVRTDAPRTLRVRATDTGDAWTVRLSSEPPQAVRESEADAHRAGSGDCELSGTAEGIYLMLWNRLPLTAVTVTGDRGLARLWCENSGVTWS
- a CDS encoding response regulator transcription factor, whose amino-acid sequence is MIRVLLADDQLLVRAGFRALLDAQPDIEVVGEAADGAEAVRLVRELRPDIVLMDIRMPHLDGLAATRTITGDPELNDVKVVMLTTFELDEYVFEAIRSGASGFLVKDTEPEELLRAVRAVVGGDALLSPGVTRRLIAEFAARSKEPAAATGLSELTEREREVMALVGIGLTNEEIARRLVVSPLTAKTHVSRTMVKLGARDRAQLVVLAYESGLVRPGWLG
- a CDS encoding MFS transporter, with protein sequence MPQLNKLRTALPGGPGGDTAPPSSARLRTALTVFFALDGFLFAGWVVRIPAIKHQTGASASTLGLALLGVSAGAVITMMLAGRLCRRFGSHPLTVVCGALLSLAIALPAQTHSALALGLVLLVFGAAYGAMNVAMNSAAVDLVAGLRRPVMPSFHAAFSLGGMLGAGLGGLVAGGLSPATHLYILTGVGLLVTAAAGPALLRYPAPRAATAADRAAPPRRMAGRARNLVLLFGVIALCTAYGEGALADWSALHLTQDLHARPGVAAAGYSLFALAMTAGRLTGTALLERLGQTRTLVAGGATGAAGMLLGSLAPTTWLALLGFAVAGLGLANIFPVAVGRAGELAGPSGVAVASTIGYGGMLLGPPAIGFLADWFSLPLALTTVAVLAGAAAVLGYAARHATARA
- a CDS encoding MarR family winged helix-turn-helix transcriptional regulator, producing the protein MAANKPERVLVEEWRDMLALHARTLCELDRELHRHGLGASDFEVLDVLAEGASEDGGAAYRVQELASRVHLSQSALSRLIARLEKDDLVCRGMCSEDRRGVRVELTAKGRARHAEVKPLQRTVLARMLGGATG
- a CDS encoding TetR/AcrR family transcriptional regulator; translated protein: MSTIRGARERARIEVTAAIKDEARKQLAADGAARLSLRAVARELGMVSSALYRYFPSRDELLTALIVDAYDAVGEAAEAADRASCAGSSASHLARWTAVACAVRDWALAHPHEYGLIYGSPVPGYTAPQATIGPASRVGFVLIAIVGDAHRTDGLALPPLAAELRSEAERMAADFAPDLPPAVVAPLVAAWSQLFGLISFEIFGQFNRLVEAREAFFRQAVGELARHVGLLGDRGGHKAGTGA
- a CDS encoding ROK family protein, which codes for MNGKATTTRTKLERGRSALGPALELVHTGRAPTRAVLTSELGVTRATAGAVAAELEALGLIRVDSSPGSAAGSQGRPSHRLAIRESGPVAIAAQVHADGFRAALVGLGGRLVATAPGCVTVTSDPAQVVGEVVDACARLLRDSRLRCVGAGLAVPSAVAEPEGTALNPLHIAWPAGSQVREIFATCVREAGIPGPAFTGNDVNLAALAEHRHGAGRGAQHLLCVATGHRGVGGALVLDGRLHTGSSGLALEVGHLTVNPEGRPCHCGGRGCLDVETDPLAFLVAARREPGPEESLLKQASDLLRTEYEDAAVRAASEELIDRLGLGLAGLVNILNPDRIILGGLHRALLDADPERLRAVVADRSLWGRSGSVPILPCTLDHNSLVGAAELAWQPVLDDPLAALA
- a CDS encoding nitroreductase family deazaflavin-dependent oxidoreductase, producing MSVHVQKPGWFTVNVFNRTVAWITRRGISVWGSRVLAVRGRKSGEWRRTPVNLLTVDGRQYLVAPRGHVQWTHNMRAAGGGELHLGKKVDVFTAIEVPDDEKPELLRAYLKRWKAEVGVFFGGVGPDSSVEELRRIAPDHPIFRVTIEV
- a CDS encoding SCO4225 family membrane protein; its protein translation is MNKPVMNKQHLRTLARLTFGNAASLIYLGVVLATTVFVAVDTLLVPHEDASFAGVWLFLLAAPTVFVFFVGSELWGADTAGPAWFTYLALVVSVLVQALALGWFVRLVRGGGRSRTAHPQGV
- a CDS encoding MFS transporter, whose protein sequence is MTSPLNVSDSHARWSPRLWGTLLVLCAAMFLDALDVSMVGVALPSIADDLDLTTSTLQWIVSGYILGYGGLLLLGGRAADLLGRRQVFLIALGVFALASLLGGFVDSGPLLIASRFIKGLSAAFTAPAGLSIITTTFKEGPQRNRALSIYTTCAATGFSMGLVLSGLLTQLSWRWTMLLPAPIALIALVAGLRLIPHSDREDTRRGYDLPGAVTGTASMLLLVFTVVQAPEAGWASARTLLSFLAVAALLTVFVTIERRTANPLVRLGVLRSGSQVRAQLGAAAFFGSYVGFQFLVTQYMQSLLGWSALQTALAFLPAGVLVALSSTKIGDVVDRFGTPRVIAAGFTFLVVGYGLFLRITLTPSYAAVILPSMLLLGAACALTFPSLNIQATNGVDDDEQGMVSGLLNTSIQVGGAIFLAVVTAVITAHGSGDGSSQAVLDSYRPGLVVVTAIAFAGLLITLTGLRRRRPVQHSVLVASSEGDRAAAEASAAQQPAAQKVAVRD